A segment of the Eleutherodactylus coqui strain aEleCoq1 chromosome 6, aEleCoq1.hap1, whole genome shotgun sequence genome:
TTTTAGTCTAGTCAGACATTGTGGCCAGAAGGTTTTGGAGAGAAGCACGAGATATGGAAGCGATAGAGAGAGTGAGAAGGAGCGTAAATTTTAAAATGTCAAAGTTTGTCCAGTCGATAGGGGGTGTAACAATTAGGCACTGGGAGCTAGAGAAGAGGGAGAAAGGGATGTTTAGAAGTGACGGTGTACACCTTAGTGACATAGGCACCGACACGTTCTTGTCAGGattgcaggacggggtggaggaGGCGTTgttgctggcatgtggggggcggaatgcagcatagggatatgctgcatccttcgtggcggtatTTTTGGGCTTTCCATGCCAGCGATGGATGGAAGGGCTTTTCAGGCCcatcatggggctttcttacgcctGTTTTTTCGTGGTGATTTTACATTTTCAGCAAAGCAGTTTTAAGCGGCATGGAAAGCGATAAGTGGACATTTTACAAGTTtgtaaaaagaaaatttaaataaagctgtggcctacccacatatTAAAAGCCAGCAATTTGTTTCGGTATTCTCATTTATATTGGGGAGCAAGGTTTAGTAGAGGTGTGAGTCCCCCCAGTCTAGGGAACAGCAGAGTGCAtaacgaagctgtgggggactgggggGCGGGGAGTCAGGGAATAAGAAAGGAAGTGACCAAGGAGGGGTGGTACAGCAAGCAGGAAGTAgaaagggaggaagaggaggagctcaGTGctctgaagaaagaagaagggagaagacgcccacccacccgccttCTATGACGAGGGGGAGGGGAGATATACCTTGACGTGGAGGTCAAGTCAGttatggaagttgtcacagcttgtGGTTGGCGGTATTTTTGGGCTTTCCATGCCAGCGATGGATGGAAGGGCTTTTCAGGCCcatcatggggctttcttacgcctGTTTTTTTCGTGGTGATTTTACAATTTCAGCAAAGCAGTTTTAAGCGGCATGGAAAGCGATAAGTGGACATTTTACAAGTTTGTTAAAAGAAaatttaaataaagctgtggcctacccacatatTAAAAGCCAGCAATTTGTTTTGGTATTCTCATTTATATTGGGGAGCAAGGTTTAGTAGAGGTGTGAGTCCCCCCAGTCACCAcgcagacccataaattgtgatatgaagctggggagcccagaaacttgcctctctcctaatcccgcagcagccggctgtgattcaccacacccaggaactcggcctgtgcccacaccctcacttggacgtccgcgtcctcgacccttacccctacttctcatcatggcggattaagaatagaggatggcccaaataaattaccccactgtacagcactgacaactgtggcttaattcaccgcacacagagacttgtagatagcgggggctctatgctgtgacttgaaaaaattaacccgctgtcttgcactgatatctaggggtaatttaccactcacagagacttgtagataatagaggctgtgtggagtgggagaagactctaaagccagtggatagtgctgtaactgcggctatctcaacccccccaaggaaagggtattgtgagacgcactgcacagcggcagagctgaaataatttgcagtggtataaatgaagtcgcttgcagtaggctaggagatgttagagagcagtttcacggtgagagctggttgtatggcactgcaggctgagaacgctattactgacaggctgggaactggcctcgATGCGTAATACgtaaaaattgatgcactactactcccagcaagccacaactataatgcacatggccagatgtagccctaagaaggagctttggggttcttgcacggaggatcaggactgtatagtgtataaccttccctataaaagtggctgtgccccaacactctgtgtctaatgcactgcagacacagagcggtataaatgaagtcgcttgcagtaggctaggagatgttagagagcagtttcacggtgagagctggttgtatggcactgcagcctgagaacgctattactgacaggctgggaactggctttgatgtgtaatacaaaaattgatgcactactactcccagcaagccacaactataatgcacacggtcagatgtagccctaagggtggacacccactggcaatattttctttcttgcgctgcgagagcacgggaaaactctagccttgcagcgcaagaaagaagccgaaatagaaccggcatatggccagtgttttcaatggggccagcggcagcagcactagccccattgaaaacatagggagaataccacggacttctgccacagctgtgacagctgtggcaggagcttccttcatccccgcggggaccacggggatgaatgaatcctctaccacagctgtcacagctgtggcagaagtgcagaatgatatcccattgcagaagtgcagaatgatatcccattgctttccatgctgccgatcccattgaaagcaatgcattcttgcaagccccgcagtatgattatcggggaagggtttgaaaatttactcacctctctgccactcagacgtgtcctccggctggctacCCGGTACTGCTgttcagcactttcagcaggctgggatttaaaaatccccgcctcctgaaagggctgtgccgattggctgagggctcagccaatagcagctagtgcttagctattggctgagcgctcagccaattacaggtagtgcttagctattcatttatgaatagctaagatagtgctattcatgaatggtAGTGCATCAATATTTGTATTACGCATcaaggccagttcccagcctgtcagtaatagcgttctcaggctgcagtgccgtacaaccagctctcaccgtgaaactgctctctaacatctcctagcctactgcaactATAATTCTATCAGGGTGAAAAACAAATACCCACTGCCGTTGATTTCTGAGCTGTTCGATCGTCTGTGGAGCCCTCAGATTTTCACTAAAATCGACTTGAGCAGTGTATACAATCTGATTTCCATTTGCCTGGGGAACGAGTACAAGATGGCCTTCAATACTCAAGACGGCCACTATGAATATCTGGTAATGCCATTTGGGCTAGTCAATGCCGCAGCCATCTTCCAGGACTTTGTCAACAACATTTTCCACGACCTTCTCTATGTATGCATCGTAGTGTATTTGGACGACATATCTACAGATACGCCTCAGACCTGACAGCccctgctgcagtgttggtgtatgaGCCCTCATATATGCACGTGTTGCAGCTGCTTCTGTTTGTTCCTATGTTTGCAGCTTATGCTTTGTCTTCAGTTTGCTCAAGTACTTCCAGCCTGGTCCTGGacttgctcactccttggttctgcagacaGTGTGATGTTATCCAACTTCCTAGCTTCCTGGTGATCAGTCCTGACAGGGTAAATCAGCGCCTAGGTTCCTGCGCagggccgcccttgtcagggcaaATTCTCTGCTATTGATAGACAGGGACTTTCCATTTCCTACTTCCTGCATAGGGCTAGATTCCCTGGTCACCTTCTATTCTAAGTCATGCCTTCCAGCGGTGAGCATCTGGGTTTCCAGAGTTGGCTGTCTGCCCTGCCGATCTgttccatctactggttgggcGACACAGTGGATACACATCAAAACCCTAACAGAGGATggggaggagaaagcaaatctattaaatagctttttctccaatgtattcacagagaatactctccactaaatgtcaccagtttaatccTGGAAGAAGTTTAGAGCTGCCTTAAAAGATTAAAAAAGGCAAATTGCTGGGTTCCGATGGCATTAACccctgggttttaagggaattcaGTAGCTTAATAGATAgaccgttgtttcttatatttaaggactctttaGTGATggagtctgttccactggattggcgcatagacAGTGCTgttccaatattcaaaaaggggtcaaagaatgaacctggaaactacaggccggtaagtcttatttttattgtgggtaaaatgttgaaTGGTTTCCAAGAGATGCTattctggagtacctcaaggaaaatagcagtATAATTTCATATCTGCATGGGTCTATGAGGGGTCTATGGCAACAAAAAAACCCTCTTTATATATACCTCTGGTTTAAGAAAATGCTAGCAATACATCCAATGGAGGATCTGATAGCCTCTCTTTGAGAATATTAAGACAAATTTTTATGATCTTGGCACTACTGGTTTTGTTTTGAGGACTCCCAATATTATCTGTCTTTTATGTCATGATGGCGGTGTTTCCCccctttatgttttgtttttttctagatTTCAGTTAACTCCCACACCACtacccgctctctctctctctctctctctctctctctctctctccccatctccTCTTATTTCAGGCTCTTTCTATTCTTCTACCTAAAGCTCACTCTTTCATCAGTTACTTAAGACAGTGCTTTGACAAATTACCTGGTGTGATATAATTGATATACTCTTCTCTACAACTTTAAAGATCTCCATAATTTGTCAATGTCTTATCCTTGTTCAGAAGAACTATGTTCAAAACAATCTACTGCACTGTCTAATGATAATAGTTTAGCATTATTTTTATATGTTTTCCTGGATACCAGTATTCTTACTGTTTCAGAATTATAACCTATTTTgcaataaaaattataaaaaaaagaagcTGATATAATCTCTTTAAAAAAAGTGTTGCAGCCTACATTGCGCAAGAGTCAATGGAGGGGTCTAAGCATTATGAAGCAGCCCATATCCGGCAGAATGGATGTTGCCATTGTTTGTAAATGTGTTAATTCCCCCAGGGCTAAATAGGAATAAAATCCCTGGCTATGGTGGGGGCCATTGACATTATCGGACTACTCATAAGGGTTAGTAGTGTGACCAAACAGTATTAATTATGGCACCATAGTTTAATGCAAGGCCTTGTGCAGTTAGATTATAGGATGgtgtaatgttaaatgtgtaggATGTAATGCGTGATGTTTATGCTGGTTGTAATAGTGCAGCAATGCACTGGACATATATTAGCATCGTGTACTTAGAGACCTATGTGACGCATTGATAGACCTTTGGATAGTAACAAATTGTAGTTGTTCTAAGGTGTGGAAAGACCTCTGTAGATATGACATCAATGACTTTGGGTGTCCAGTGAGTGAAGGATGCATCTCCCATGGAGCATGAGAGGTCAGGCTATAAGGTTTCGACATTGGAGTGAAATTGGTATCAGGCACAAATGGAGAAGGCCCATGACATAGATGTCTCCTGCTACCAAGTTAAGGGAACCCGAAAGGCAATGTGTTAATGCCAAATATTGGTAAAGTTATTTTGGGTTTCGGTGAATATTCATTTACTGTCAATTTAAGTGAATATCCCGGTACAGAGAGTTAGGGCGCCTGCACAagagcggaaattccgccgcgggatttccctcGGAATTTCTGccgctgaaagctgccataggattgcgttaacaaacgcaattctatgcagacggccgcaatttggcagagccccgcacagaaacgtcaccgcctggccgccgactccggtctgcgcatgcgccggctgcccggcaagccggcacatcaaagagccggagcctcgggcgtgggtgagtacgcgccgctctctgaaggcgctcgggtcgggtcccgcagcgagaatcctcgccgccggatcctacccgcccgtctgcaggaggccttatgatGTAAGGCTCAAGTACATGTACCTCCTGGAGTGTAAAAATGTTTTGgttaagtaaagtttatttttgatAAAAATGTGCTTCCTCTGTCTCCGTCTGTGACTGCAGTCATCATGTACTTTCCACCACTTATATACTTACCCTTACATTCTGTAGCTGTCACTTCATCACTGAAAGGTGCTTCAATCAGTTGGTTAGGTTCTTCCTTTACTTCCACTACATAATAACATCTGTATTTTTCTGATGGATTAGAAACTCCAAAAATCACTTGTGGAAAACTTTCCTTAACATTCAAATCTTTTATCCGCTCCCTTCCTGAATACAGATGAAAGCGCTTAACTCTGCACCCCTCTGGAGGGTCGGGGGCGCTGCAGGTTATTCGAAGCTTAGTGTCATCTGAATTATCTTGCACACATGAGATATTTGGTTTCTGTGGATCTGCAAGAGATAAAGAGTTCTTGAGATATAATATATCCAATCAGCACCAAATTGGAAATAATGAAGACAAACAGGGAAATCCATTTAGGTTAGTAATTtatggatttaaaatcctcatTATGTGATAAAACCATGCTGGATAAGCGGGAATGTTATGTGATATTCCAGCACTAGGCAGCTCCATAGTCAGTGCTCCTGGGGGACCTTCACACAGGACGGAGTATTCTGCAGCAGCGTTGTGGACTATACCCTTCTGCGCAATATTCAGGGCCTAAATCCATGCTGCTaatgtgcaaattttggtgcagaattgaaaacagCAGAATCCTGCAATTCCTGACATCAAAATCGGCAGTTAGCAgttcagattttgttgcagaattcaGGGACGCCATGGAAGCTTCTGGTTCTGTCTGCATTCTGTTATTGGCAAATTAGAAGGCACCCTAGGAGGACACACAGGCCGCACACTGAAACGCAGCCTCAGCTGTATGGTAACAATGTGATGTAAATCCAGCATAacttagctaaaaaaaaaattccgctcCTAGCCGAACACCAGTGACTCTGCTGTATTTTGGCCTCTGTTTTGTGTCCATAATAAGGTGTGTCCCGGCCGCCTGCGGGTCTTCTGAGCTGAACTCCAACCATCATAGTAATGTACAATGCttggagtttgggtcaggagacccgCCATCAGTCCAGGATGCACTTCTGTATTACGGACACAAAATGGCGTACAAAATACGTCAGTGTGTCACCGGCCTTATCGTCTCACAGGAATATgctaaaactacaactcccagcatgtccggAATATCTGGAACTGTCAGGGCACACTGGAATTATTAGTTCTATCAAAATCTCAACAGATGAAGGACCTACAGGTCGATAGAATtagaactcccagcatgccctgacagttgCAGACTGATTGCATTCTGAGAGTTGCAATGGGTTGAACTCCCCCACCAGCAGCAGCATTTTACCCTCTAATCATCCCTCCTCTACTGGCATGATGCCCTTCACTCCCTTCTCCCCTATATGTGATGCTGGAGGTGGAGCAGCAACTCTCTTACCTCCGCTGCAGACTGCCAATGTGTTACATGATGAAGGACCTGCCATAGTCATGTGATTGTGATGTTCTCGCAGCTCCTTCATCCACTGCACCTCGGTAACTGCactgaggaggtgggggaggggtgggacatGGCTCCTGCTGCCTTTTACTGTGGGACCACGTCCCAAAACTAGAGCTATCCTGCAGGATTTGGGACGGTTGGGAGGCCCATTAGTTTAGTAGTGAcaggcatgaaggggttaataaatgtaTTTCAGCCAAATCTACTTTCTGTGTATTCTCTGTAAGGGCTTTTTCTTAGAATTTTGTGCTCCCGGCAGACTTTTTTCACTTGAACTCATCTTTCTGTCATATTTGTTATATTTCAGGCCGGTCACAACTCTAACACTGGATACTGATTACGTATGTAGATGGATGTCAGCAGCACACTTTTAAACACCCGCAAGGGATGGACACACAAATGCAAGAGCCACCTTACAGTTCCTGACCCGATCAGATCCAAAAGTTCCAAGGTGAAATATAAAGCGATGGCAGCATACACGGTGATTTCAAGatggtttttccttttatttccttcacAGATGGTAATACAACATTTCGACTTGCGTCTTTTTCAAGTATGCACTCccccccatacactgcacatatatatACCAAAACATTTAATCACATATCCAATCACAACCTGTCTTGCCGTgatctctcctcctcctgcacatgTTGTATGTAATTACTGCCATGGCGCGCCTCCGTGTCAGTCCAGCatctccattcacttcactgcagctgtgcagcaTCAGAGATAGTTCCTATTCATCCAGggactttcaacaaactttattgTCCAGGGACTTTCAACAAACTTGATTGTACATGGACGGCAGACAACAGAGCCTCCAAAAGGCAATATTACCTCATCATTGCAACAAGGAACCACTATATTTAGGAAATCTATTAGGGGATCGCTCCAAAGTACTGCCACACATGTCCAAATCAGTAGTAAGACATATAGATATTCATAAATGCATTTATTGCTCGAAATTTGTTATACCCAATAATGGTAATataccacaatgggtatatcaagATACACATTATCCATTAGATACTATACagatatgcaaaaataaaaatgactaAATGCAATTTATATATCAAACAGCATATAATGCATATATGTAGATAAATTGATGAGACGTGAGGTGGGCACAGAGGTCGCCATGTCGGAGGAAAAACCTTCACTGCATACTGATTACTACATATGGCTTCACGTGTGCATTATAACATCTACTTACCTATTACTTGTAATGTAAGGGGATCACTCCGCTCACTCCACCAGCTACCAGAATACTGAGCACATCTATAAGCAGAATTGTCCTCCTGCACATCTGTTACAGTAAAGTTATATTCCTTCCCATCTTTGTCTTTGGAATCAGAATAATCAGTGTTTGTTCTTTGTAGACGAAATGCTCCCTGATTATAAGGACCTGAACACCTGATTGTTACATCGTCTCCCTTCTTCACTACTTTACTGGGAAAGGCTCGGATTTCTGCTTTGTCTCCTGCCAAAGATGAAAAAGTGATGTTattgtacagaaatgttatttatgGCTTCTTCTccattacttaaccccttagtgacacggaaTATTTCAGGATGgaacattttttatatttgtccATCGCCACATTCTGATAGCCAGAACttttctccccccctccccccccccccactgtagtTGTATGGGTCACCAGGATTATGTCACAAAGGTAAAGGATGTTTAATTACAGTATGCACTTTTTCACAATAACAGCGTGCGCTGTAGAATGAAATCCATTTCTATGATCTTGCATATCGGAAGCCAtaacaattttatttttccatacttACCAGTATGACAGGTTGACTTTTGCAAGCCGAGTTAGTTTTCAGTAGCACTCTTTCGGAGTACATATATTACCTTTTAGCAGGGGTGTAGATACAGGCTTATGGGCCTGGGGGGAAAGTTCAGCCCGCCCCTCTCCCTGCCCACATTTATTTTTTACGCCGTTCATATTGGGGAATAATGCACATAATCTTTTTATAGTGCAGGTCATTACAAATGTGGCCATAGCTAATATGACCCTTTTTTATTTGTTCTATAATGGGGGTTTTGCAGGGAAAGTGTGTTTTTAACttgttttttattcagttttttttttattaatctttacttaattattaataaaaattatttatttattctttccTAATACATGATTTTGTCCTTGAAGAGGACTTTAAGATACAGTGTAGTATACTTTTGACAGCTGAATAAAATTGCGCAGGAACAAGCGTATTGCAAAATGTACttatctgaagctgcccttagggaCATTTTGTTCTTAAAGTGAAGACATAAGCAGTTTTAAGGCACCTGTTGTGTTTTGTCCACCTGGTAGGGTCTGATGACAATGTCACTTGTGAGTCCTCCTACTGGAGGTTATCATGTGGTCATAAGTATAGGCTTGTTTCCACTGGTGTATGCACAGTTTGCATGCTTATTCACATGCTTatgcacaacatatttgcgctgtGAACGAGGTGCTTTTGCGTGTGTTTGCAcatgttactgtacttttttgcacatcaGGGCCTCTTCACATGAGCGCAGGGCATACATacccacaccctgatttaaaaggcaatttagcctaatgagttccaggtgtgttcttttccctgcagtttTGCTCAGTATTTTGCGTGTAATGTTGCATATTGCGTGTACGTTTGCACACAcccgcatagacttctatggagccttttagtgcacaaatgcacttaaaaataaagcatgttctttttttttctaaaagttacagaaattacaagagttacatttggtattcaattatttggaaacaaatggGATGGGGGAgttacagaaggtacaggggcaggtggcggagcaagggggaacacagcaatgtgacgATAACATTTAAtttacagtttttaggacacaaacgtggtgggggtagtacaggaggtatgggCTAGGGAGTATACATGAgtggcaaaagtggaaagccatagggaggggcaggcgGCATATTTTGGGGGTGGGTGATTAGATCAGATGGTTTGTTGTGCTACTTTAAAGAGGTGGGTCTTTAAGGCGGGTCTGAGGCTCCATGCGTCCAGAATTGTCTGGTtgttttggggtagagtgttACAGAGGATTGATGCTGCTCtacagaagtcctggaggcgaacaTGCAAGTTTCGTATTAgaggggcgtttagtctgagtgtgttagtggaCTGGAgtttgcgggctgggtggtgtacagacaggagggaagcaatgtatgATGGCAGGGAGCCATGCAGAGCAGTGTGGGtcagggtgatgagtttgaattgagttctgtagtgtatgggtagccagtgcagcgactggcataacgCAGAAGCATCTGAGAAGCCGATGCGCAtctagttgcagtagtcaagtcgggaatgAATGAGGGTGACAACGAGTGTGtttagcgtgtctatggtgaggaACAgatagattttagcaatattcctgaggtgcaggtggcatgttcgggccacgGATTAGATATGGGGTTTAAAAGAGTTCCgcatccagtgtgaccccaaggcagcaggtgtgctgtctgggggttaagATGGTGCCAGATGCAGATATGGAGATGCTGAGGGAGGTCAGGTGGTTGAGGAAAGACAAGGTGGTCAGTTTTTGACAGATTAAATTTGAGAAAAAAgtaggacatggtgttagagacagcaaacagacagttggtgatgttttggaggaaaggtgcagagatgttgcaggaagaggtgtataactgggtgtcatcagcatagagttggtattggaggctgaatcTGCAAATGGTTTGTCTGTTTGGGCCTGGGTAGATAGAAAAGAGAAGTGGggcaaggaccgagccctgggggaccccaacagcgatgGGGAtctgagaggagatagagccagcgaaggagatactgaaagagtggtcagagaggtaggaggagaatcaggagaaagcagtgtcctttaggccgatgtcACGAAGCATAGCAGTGTCcataacagtgtcaaatgcagcagagagttCAAGAAGGATCAGTAGGAAGcagttgcccctcgatttggccatcCTCAAATCGTtttatacttttgtgagggcagtttcggttGAATGTAGGGGATGGAAGCCAGGCAGGAGGGGGTCAAGGAcggagttatcagagagaaagtgtGTGAGGCAGGAATAGACAAGGcatcaagtagtttggagatgaaggggaagtttgagatgggtcagtagttcgCAGCGTCGGTCGGATCAagggttggtttctttagcaaaggggatatgatggagtgtttgaatgaggagggaaaaatgccagaggtcagggagaggttgaagatggtggtaaggtgggtaatgacagccggggaaagggaccggaggaggtgtaagGGAAGAGgtttgctagcgcaggtggtggcgcaggcagcggaaagcagtctggagacctcttcctctgtagttggttcaagtatagatagtgagtgaatgatggatgcagtgctgaagagacagGGATCGGGGCTAGACATGTAATGTTTGGAGATTTCTGCggatgttttcaattttttttttcttgaagtgagcagctagctctccagcactgagatccattttgcacaaatatgcccatgtgaaggagctcaAATTCAAAAGGTCATAGCTATTGGACAACTTGGCAAACTTATTTTAAATGTCACAGAGTAAAGATATTTCTATATAACAAGCCTGAAGGAAGAGGCAAGCTGCTTCAAGACTTTAAAAGTGGAATCTGAATGGAGGCTGACCTACCCAAAGCCACACTGAGAAGTCCCATCAGGACAGAGGACCAACCATAAGTAGTCTGCCAAGCCAGGGTCACTCGCCTGTGGATCGCCGGCCCCTTGGACCGTAATGGACACCACGTGCATAGAAATGGCTCACAAGACAGGATTTCCTTAAATCTGGTGCTTGACAGTCTTATTCCACAGCATGCAAATAGAGTCCAGCATGTCACAAATGTCCCTGGGTTCACAAACTATAGGGTCACTATCACAAACCCCACCTGGGGTGTCTAAGGGCTTCTCCCTCTATCAGACTAGTGATGGGCTCACAACTAGTCCGGACTGGACCTCAAGCTCCCAGTTCCTGTAGCTGCGTCTTCACACCACTTGGATGTAACATCCCCCTGAGTGTGTCAGGGCATCTTCACGCTGGTGTGGATGATAGAGATGGTCGccattttatatgtgtattttctgttgtttaGTCGTGTAATTTTAAGATGGCAGAGTGTGAGAAAGCTGTATTTCTCATGAAGTTGGTTTGTTGTCTAAGCTACTTAAAGCATCGTCCATCCCCATATACAATGAACAAGAGAGGTGTATTGTCTATGTAAACAGATCAGATTGCTATTGTATCAGCAGAAGATACCAACACAGAGGGGTTTAAAAGAGGAAAGACACAGAAAGGCTGGAATGACCATAATTGAAATAGCATATCCAGCCAGAGAGACATCCACATAAACTTGTTCCCTGAAGTTTGGGGGAAAAACCAGTTTGAACCAAGTGTTGGTTCTACCATGTGGCAAAGTCTCTGAGTGATACTGAGGGTCTACTGAGCATGTCTGAAAATATCCTTCCCTCTCCTTTGGGTAAAGTGTCACATCATAACcgctccctatgagaatgacctatcagcacacaaaatgttgTAATGTAACGGAATGTCCCACCTTCTTTTGTTTGAATACTATATAAATGCTTTTCCACCTGAAATAAAGCAGATTTCCTGTGGCATAACACTATAATGCATGTTTTTCATTGACTTCTCCAAGGCTCGTATTAATCATATCTAATATGGCATCCACAGCAGTGACCATCGAAAACAacgggagaacattgcgatcccctgtcacggctgtgacagctgtggtggggatgaag
Coding sequences within it:
- the LOC136631484 gene encoding leukocyte immunoglobulin-like receptor subfamily A member 5 isoform X2 codes for the protein MQETNVAMSSHPFTIYFYILLPALHLAWGDKAEIRAFPSKVVKKGDDVTIRCSGPYNQGAFRLQRTNTDYSDSKDKDGKEYNFTVTDVQEDNSAYRCAQYSGSWWSERSDPLTLQVIDPQKPNISCVQDNSDDTKLRITCSAPDPPEGCRVKRFHLYSGRERIKDLNVKESFPQVIFGVSNPSEKYRCYYVVEVKEEPNQLIEAPFSDEVTATECKGAAEEKQRDYTRGNTIRISVAGALLVMIIVVVSEYCYREKKRTAEDN
- the LOC136631484 gene encoding leukocyte immunoglobulin-like receptor subfamily A member 5 isoform X1, which gives rise to MQETNVAMSSHPFTIYFYILLPALHLAWGDKAEIRAFPSKVVKKGDDVTIRCSGPYNQGAFRLQRTNTDYSDSKDKDGKEYNFTVTDVQEDNSAYRCAQYSGSWWSERSDPLTLQVIDPQKPNISCVQDNSDDTKLRITCSAPDPPEGCRVKRFHLYSGRERIKDLNVKESFPQVIFGVSNPSEKYRCYYVVEVKEEPNQLIEAPFSDEVTATECKETEERKFTNDGAAEEKQRDYTRGNTIRISVAGALLVMIIVVVSEYCYREKKRTAEDN